The following coding sequences lie in one Arachis ipaensis cultivar K30076 chromosome B05, Araip1.1, whole genome shotgun sequence genomic window:
- the LOC107642957 gene encoding F-actin-methionine sulfoxide oxidase MICAL3 isoform X1 — protein sequence METPSSARRVTRSQTLASSNGNSIPLSSDYFRKMEDSEKSMSKSRQRSTQKQQDRSALIDITNDSPIVGLANGGSLETPLGGKQRGSSSRVKKTPGSGEALLRGQVKTLLQKVEEEAVLSKLSLESRPFLQLVTSPMGLLAPTPANTPQIPNLSGSFDTGLVSVTPSPIVQEQLISQVVNHIFEGKNEENSESEKSLITRSLLLDFSEKSEISEECCSELSEVMQGSVDSSCNTQKTISEDDDASVWSIQVNASTRDEEDEEEEVAEEEEEEDYYEDVEEEGGYDVDELCEGLNKISMNEGSTYAGKHIRFVYNSDDELIKEEEEGGNSSSSSSSSSSPNVMHLKGLPTPKGKHLRFSEEEEGK from the exons ATGGAGACACCATCATCCGCAAGAAGAGTCACAAGATCACAGACCTTGGCTTCTTCCAACGGCAACAGCATTCCTCTTTCAAGTGACTATTTCA GAAAAATGGAGGATTCTGAAAAGAGCATGTCAAAGTCAAGGCAAAGAAGTACACAAAAGCAGCAAGATCGATCAGCGCTGATCGACATAACAAACGATTCTCCGATCGTGGGGTTGGCGAATGGGGGAAGTCTGGAGACCCCCTTGGGTGGGAAGCAGAGGGGAAGCAGCAGCAGGGTGAAGAAGACGCCGGGTTCCGGCGAGGCGCTGCTAAGGGGTCAGGTGAAGACGCTGTTGcagaaggttgaagaagaagctgtGCTTTCCAAACTCTCACTTGAAAGCCGTCCTTTTCTTCAACTAGTGACTTCTCCAATGGGTCTTCTTGCTCCAACCCCTGCAAACACCCCACAAATCCCGAATCTTTCGGGTTCTTTTGACACTGGTTTGGTTTCTGTCACACCTTCTCCCATTGTCCAAGAGCAGTTGATTTCTCAG GTGGTGAATCATATATTTGAGGGGAAGAATGAAGAGAACTCCGAATCTGAAAAGAGTTTGATAACAAGGTCATTACTTCTTGATTTCTCTGAAAAATCTGAGATATCCGAAGAATGCTGCTCTGAGCTGAGTGAAGTGATGCAAGGAAGTGTGGATAGTAGCTGCAACACACAGAAGACCATTTCAGAGGACGACGATGCTTCAGTTTGGTCGATACAGGTGAATGCAAGCACCCGtgatgaagaagatgaggaggaggaagtagccgaagaagaggaggaggaagattaCTATGAGgatgtggaagaagaaggaggatATGATGTTGATGAACTGTGTGAAGGCTTGAACAAGATAAGCATGAATGAAGGTAGCACATATGCAGGGAAGCACATAAGATTTGTATACAACAGTGATGACGAGCTCatcaaagaagaagaggaaggaggaaacagttcttcttcttctt
- the LOC107642957 gene encoding F-actin-methionine sulfoxide oxidase MICAL3 isoform X2: protein METPSSARRVTRSQTLASSNGNSIPLSRKMEDSEKSMSKSRQRSTQKQQDRSALIDITNDSPIVGLANGGSLETPLGGKQRGSSSRVKKTPGSGEALLRGQVKTLLQKVEEEAVLSKLSLESRPFLQLVTSPMGLLAPTPANTPQIPNLSGSFDTGLVSVTPSPIVQEQLISQVVNHIFEGKNEENSESEKSLITRSLLLDFSEKSEISEECCSELSEVMQGSVDSSCNTQKTISEDDDASVWSIQVNASTRDEEDEEEEVAEEEEEEDYYEDVEEEGGYDVDELCEGLNKISMNEGSTYAGKHIRFVYNSDDELIKEEEEGGNSSSSSSSSSSPNVMHLKGLPTPKGKHLRFSEEEEGK from the exons ATGGAGACACCATCATCCGCAAGAAGAGTCACAAGATCACAGACCTTGGCTTCTTCCAACGGCAACAGCATTCCTCTTTCAA GAAAAATGGAGGATTCTGAAAAGAGCATGTCAAAGTCAAGGCAAAGAAGTACACAAAAGCAGCAAGATCGATCAGCGCTGATCGACATAACAAACGATTCTCCGATCGTGGGGTTGGCGAATGGGGGAAGTCTGGAGACCCCCTTGGGTGGGAAGCAGAGGGGAAGCAGCAGCAGGGTGAAGAAGACGCCGGGTTCCGGCGAGGCGCTGCTAAGGGGTCAGGTGAAGACGCTGTTGcagaaggttgaagaagaagctgtGCTTTCCAAACTCTCACTTGAAAGCCGTCCTTTTCTTCAACTAGTGACTTCTCCAATGGGTCTTCTTGCTCCAACCCCTGCAAACACCCCACAAATCCCGAATCTTTCGGGTTCTTTTGACACTGGTTTGGTTTCTGTCACACCTTCTCCCATTGTCCAAGAGCAGTTGATTTCTCAG GTGGTGAATCATATATTTGAGGGGAAGAATGAAGAGAACTCCGAATCTGAAAAGAGTTTGATAACAAGGTCATTACTTCTTGATTTCTCTGAAAAATCTGAGATATCCGAAGAATGCTGCTCTGAGCTGAGTGAAGTGATGCAAGGAAGTGTGGATAGTAGCTGCAACACACAGAAGACCATTTCAGAGGACGACGATGCTTCAGTTTGGTCGATACAGGTGAATGCAAGCACCCGtgatgaagaagatgaggaggaggaagtagccgaagaagaggaggaggaagattaCTATGAGgatgtggaagaagaaggaggatATGATGTTGATGAACTGTGTGAAGGCTTGAACAAGATAAGCATGAATGAAGGTAGCACATATGCAGGGAAGCACATAAGATTTGTATACAACAGTGATGACGAGCTCatcaaagaagaagaggaaggaggaaacagttcttcttcttctt